One window of the Diospyros lotus cultivar Yz01 chromosome 12, ASM1463336v1, whole genome shotgun sequence genome contains the following:
- the LOC127787593 gene encoding uncharacterized protein LOC127787593, whose translation MWFLVSLCIFVCVPWKKKNGALQELTTWHKWKDDDLQAGCYMMASMSNELQKHENMEHAIEIHLHLQELYGEQTKHVRYLISKELFRARMTDGELVNNHVLKLINLIEKLESLDVVMDNALYKDLILQSLPDSFDYFVMNFNMYKLKTTLPELFNMLKTTKMIMKKEKSVMLIGSSHSSKPKKNWSKQGKEKSSQKEKMKLKGGVKKAKPSPVEKGNCFHCGKLGH comes from the coding sequence ATGTGGTTTCTAGTGTCATTATGCATCTTTGTATGTGtaccttggaaaaagaaaaatggggcgttacaggaACTGACCACTTGGCATAAGTGGAAAGATGATGATCTTCAGGCTGGTTGCTATATGATGGCATCGATGTCTAATGAGCTGCAAAAGCACGAGAACATGGAACATGCAATAGAGATCCATTTGCacctacaagagttgtatggtgaacaGACTAAACATGTGAGATATCTTATCTCAAAGGAGCTTTTTAGGGCCCGTATGACGGATGGTGAATTAGTCAATAATCAtgtattgaaattgataaaccTGATAGAAAAGCTTGAGTCTTTGGATGTTGTTATGGATAATGCTCTATATAAAGATCTTATCCTACAATCTCTTCCTGattcatttgattattttgtcatgAATTTCAATATGTATAAGCTTAAGACTACTCTTCCTGAGCTTTTTAACATGTTAAAAACTACTAAGATGataatgaaaaaggaaaaatctgTCATGCTTATCGGTTCCTCgcattcatcaaaaccaaagaaaaattgGTCAAAGCAAGGTAAAGAGAAGAGTTCCCAGAAAGAGAAGATGAAGCTTAAAGGTGGAGTTAAGAAGGCAAAGCCAAGTCCAGTAGAGAAAGGAAATTGCTTCCATTGTGGAAAGCTTGGGCATTGA